In the Octopus bimaculoides isolate UCB-OBI-ISO-001 chromosome 7, ASM119413v2, whole genome shotgun sequence genome, caggATCTTGCAGATGAATTGAGACCAATTTTAAGCAGTTGACTTAGcgggtttaacatttcattttttgacaGAACCTTGCTTGCTTAAAAATCTAatccttctctttatttttcaggtaaatagtGAACTGATTCGACAACAGAAAGTCACAGAACAACAGTATTGTTCTGCCATTGTTGTTTTGGCGTGTGATGGGCACACTGCCAATAAAATTGATAAGTTGACAAAACTCCCCAAAGCAACAGTTTATCacatgtataaacaatttaaagaagagataaaaattgatagaaaagaacaTAAGACTCGAAGTGATCCAAGTGCAATCCAATGTTTCTCGCTGGTCTCAAATGCTCGATTGAAGCCAACCCATCCACATCCATgacaactcttgcaaagaaaTGCAATGTGTCCCTTTCCATGGTGTCCAGAGCTGTGAAAAGGAATCTTGGCATGACTAGCTATGTTCAACGATGCTGTCACCTTCTAACAGCCAAGGCCAAAGCAATCAGAGCCGAGAGATGCCCAAAGCTTCTATCATTCATCAAGCATCAAGGTGCAGGAGAAACTCTTGTGTTTGTAGATAAGAAGTTCATTGTGGATGCTGAGGTGAGTCGTAGAAATTCTCAAGTGATTGCATACAACCCTTCAGACATCCTCCCTATGTTTGAGACTGAGACTCCTGCCTCTGTGATGGTATTTGGCACCATAACAAGTGATGAAAGTGTCATGGATCCACACTTCATTGAGCCTGGCTTGAAGATCGGCACAAAGGAGTATCTGGACTTCCTGAAGAACTCTCTGTTACCTTGGATGGAGCAGAAGTTTGGGTTTGACAATGTGGAGCTtatccaggattctgcaccaCACCATGGGTCAAAAGCAACACAGGCCTTCCTTGGTGAGAAGGTGCCATTTTTTTGTGAGGGCCAACATCTGGCCCAGTAATAGCCCAGATCTTGATTACTTTTTATGGGATGTACTTCAAGCAAACACCAATGCTTTACCACACTTGAGTGTCAACAGTTAGACTTACATCATGCGTGTGACATGCAAAATCAAAAAGGCAGAAGTTGCGGCAGTGGGAAAAAATTTTCTTCTCATGTGGAAGAGGTAGTAATTGCCcaaatgataaatgtttttgttgtaataaatgttacattaaaatcaTATCTGTCTCCTccaattattttagtatttataaccagttttatgcAGCATAAAAATAGTCacaatttatctgcaagaccctgtgtatatatatatatatatatatatatatatatatatatatatatatatatatatatatatatatatatatatatatatatatatatatataaatatataaataaatatatatatataaatatacatataaataaatatgtatatatatatatatataaatatataaatataaatatatatatacataaatatatatatatatagatacatatacacacacacacacacacacatacatatatataaatataaatacatatatatatataagtaaatatatatacatataaatataaatatatacatatataaatatatataaatattatatatatgtattatatatatgtatcatatatatatattatatatatatatatatatattcacatatatacaccacacaatgTGCACTACAACAGAGCCTTCAACTAAACATGTATCAAACTTTATGAGTATAAACCCATATTTATGTAGTCAACATAAACGTACATACTTGTACACATTTGTTccctttctttttacatttcaaacaattatacacacatacacaaaaaaaaaatcaggtcaTTTCTCAATTTGTAACAATAAATTATTAAACATatgcagaaaataaaaagaaatgaaataaaataaaatataaataagaaatggtGAGAACAACatgaaagacataaaaaaatagaACAGAATACTGTTAGATAGCCTAAGGGTAGTTATTTATGATAATTCGTCTTTGGTCACTATCAGAAACCTCTGGTATGGTAGCCAGAGATAATGTATCATTTGATGAATGTTCGACAGCGGCTAACAAAAATTCATCAACAGTTCTTTCAGTACATTCAGCAATGAAGCGTATGAACGGTCGAATATCGCCTTCATTTGCCATTTCTAATGTTTCATAATACCGATAACGATCTTCGACTTTGATTGACACTGGAGGAAAGCCAGCTTGCATAAGTATGAGATTCATGAGAAGTCTGGATGTCCTGCCATTTCCATCATAAAACGGATGAATAGTGACTAATTTATAGTGAGCAAGAGCTGCATATTCAATTGGGTGAATTTTGGAAACTTCTTCAGAAttcaaccataaaataaattccttCATAAGTTCTGGTAGTTCTTTTGAAGGAGGCGGCTTAAAATGACCAACATAGACTTGTGAGCGCCGAAGACGACCACCTTCTGTAGGATCAACAAAGCCAAGCACTCGCTTGTGAATCTCCAGAATGTCATCTAGATTTATGTTTCCAGCCTTACCTAACAAACTATTGTTCATAAACCCTAAGGCTGCATCAATACCAATAACTTCATTTTGTTCATGCAGACTCTTGCCTCCGATTGCCATCCGTGTTTCAATAATTGCCCGAGTCTGTTCGAGAGTCAGTGTATTTCCTTCTATTGCATTTGTAtgataaatatgaagataataaGTTTCTTTTTTGGCACGTCTTATCCCAGGATGGTTGGAAGGAATTTTATACAATCTATCTCGCTTTTTGTCAATCCGATTGAAACAAGTCTGATCAATTTCTTCAACAATTGGCATTGTCCTCTTGCAGTTTATTACAGCTTTGCTGTGAGTAGGTCTCAATATCAAAGcctaaaaacaatagaaaaaataaaagtattgtaGATTATGTGAAGCATTGtcataaagaagtaaaatagtgaaaacagaaaattttttacATACAAGAAAAAGTttagtaatttttatatttttggcaCAAAGGTCCATCATCTGAAGTAAACaatcaaatgttaaaaaaatgatattgaaCAATAGTTATAAAAAGAATAGCAAAtgttccttaaccctttagtattcagattactctgtcatatgtaatgattatttattcacatcaattGAACTAGTCAGACATTATcctgtaacttcaagattttgatgatatgatagTATTTCTTTGAGAATTGTACCACAAGgcaggtgtaagaggctggatctggctggtttgagcataaaagaagtagaatattcaggccagatatggctgtttaaatgctaaagggttaaataagtgACTTACTTTGCTGTAGAGATGATTGGCAAGAACAATATCTTTCTCGTGTTTTTCTATGAACTCTCCGTATTCATTCAAGATATCGGCATGCAGAGGATCCAGAGCAATAGCATGTTGAAACAGTTTTAGGGCTTTTTCATTTTTGCCTTGGGCATACATATCCATAGCAAGATTCAAGGCTGTTAAAGCTTCTTTTTTAACCTctattaacacaaaaaaaaaaatcaagcttagaaaaagaacaatatatatttgacaaCATATATGTTTTCTATCaaaaaatgtttgttaattttaGTAGCTTTCAACCTGATAGATAATTTAGGAGTGAGTGGTGAaaccttataaatatataattgggaCTAGAAATTATAGAACTTGACAGATGATTAGATAAAAATTGTATCTAAATATGATCAGTAGACACACAGAAGGCAGATAAAACATTGCAATGAAACTCAGAGAAATGAACatagataaaaagcaaaaaagtaGAAAATCACTGCTTAACACAATCTTACAAATTTATCTCCATGTCAAAAACCAATAGAATGTTCCTTGAAAATTTGGATATACTTTGCTGGGAAAAACATTTTCCTTCCCACAATGACAATTAAGAAATTGcttggctgtttggtaagaagcttgcttcccagtcacatggttctgagttcagtctcactgcaccttgggcaagtgtcttctgctatagcttcaggctgaccaaaattttcaaagtgaatctggtagacagaaactgaaggaagcccattgcgtgtgtgtgtgtgtgtgtgcatgtgtgtatgtgtgtctgtattcatcCCCtgcccactgcttgataactagtGATGGTGTGttcacattcctgtaacttagtggttcagtgaaagagatccaataaaataagtaccaggcttaaaaaaaaaaaaataagtactggggttaattcatttgactaaaaattattcaagatggtaccccagcatggccatagtctaaagactgaaacaaattaaaaaattatggaaatatttccaTTAAACCTCTCAATAATAATCTTGATTGGATTTTACTCACCATTGCATTTCAATAGAATAAAGATCTCTTACCCTCATGGTGTCAGATGATCAACAGCTAGTTATTCTGATGAACTAATAATTAGTTACCACCATAATTCAGTTAGTAAACGAACACTTGTTACTATTTCACATCCCCATGGTATTTTGACAAACCTTCCCATTGGATATGTTTTCTTTATAGCTGTTTCTGTACTCGGtggcacatgcatgtgtatgcaagtacATAGGAAAACATTCCCTCTCACAACATATGTGCTtatcacaaagaaagaaaaatcaaggcAGCAATTAAACTACAACTCATGTTACAATAAAGGCTActaaaataatacataatatgCAAAGATAACGATGGTGCCATTTAACCttaagagaaattaaaattttatcagagataaggaaaaacaaaatgcacACCCGAGTCTcctgaagaataaaaaattacCACTTATTTAATATAGGAAGTATTAATGTAGCAAAGTCCAAAATACAGCTCTGTGGCCAGTTGTTCAGCATTTGTATACATCAACAGTTAACCAGAGTCAATGAGacattaataattttttagaCTACAAGTAATGATCATGAATTGTATACATTAATGATGTGTAGGTAtacctcttttactctctcttttacttgtttcagtcaattgactgcggccatgctggagcaccgcctttagtcgagcaaatcgaccccaggacttattctttgtaagcctagtacttattctatcagtctctttttgccaaaccactaagttatggggacgtaaacacaccagcatcggttgtcaagcgatggtgacgggacaaacacaaacacacatacatatatacgatgggcttctttcagtttccgtctaccaaatccactcataaggctttggtcggcctgaggctatagtagaagacacttgcccaaggtgccatgcagtgggactgaacctggaaccatatggttcgtaagcaagctacttaccacacagcaactcctgtgctatgtggtatttcattatgcaaacaCAATATATTATAAGGTATACTAAATGTTTTCATTAGTCAGTACCACATTCTAGTGTGTCAGCAGTGCTCTAACATTATtttgtagaaataaccttaaaaaaataatgtagaCTTATGAATACATTTAGTATACCTTATAGTATATTGCTTGCATAATAAAGTATCACATACCGACAAAACTTTAATGCTTACATACCAGCCCTAGGAATGCctctaatatgtaaattggtatatccaataacttaacaccGCTGTATGCGGTGGCTATATAAGCACTGTGTTCAGAGGCAATAGTGGGTTAGATGAGTGCTGAAGAAGGGGCCTCGacccctgaaatatggcatatacactcattacccacttTTGTCTTCGATCACGTTGTCTGTTTACATCTAACATCTCAATACGAAACATAGCAAAAGTCAGTGTTGGTtataagttctatagaatatctgtagaaataaccttaacaaaattatatgtatagttcatatatatacatataaattatatacaaacatatattcttttttttttcttcttttacttgtttcagtcatttgactgtggccatgctggagcaccgcctttagtcgagcaaatcgaccccaggacttattctttagaagcctagtacttattctatcggtctctttttgccgaaccactaagttaaggggacgttaacgcaccaccattggttgtcaagcgatgttggggggggNNNNNNNNNNGTTGGTtataagttctatagaatatctgtagaaataaccttaacaaaattatatgtatagttcatatatatacatatatacgacgggcttctttcagtttctgtcttaccaaatccactcacaaggctttggtcggcccgaggctatagtagaagacacttgtccaaggtgccacgtagtgggaatgaacccggaaccatgtggttggtaagcaaactatttaccacacagccacacctgcacctatatatacatataaattaaccAATGCTAGTGAATGTAtagcataaagaaaatatctaaatCTCCCCCTAATTTACAACTTACTGACTTGAA is a window encoding:
- the LOC106867689 gene encoding protein adenylyltransferase FICD, which encodes MGHENNCPMLQSSTKQIFLSKINSDNMPQTLLACVFLAGVVSAVLIVFVSSFFGELSYSLFNIRKEIRKTNNENLHFGTSMIWRGRQKTAMNQEVKKEALTALNLAMDMYAQGKNEKALKLFQHAIALDPLHADILNEYGEFIEKHEKDIVLANHLYSKALILRPTHSKAVINCKRTMPIVEEIDQTCFNRIDKKRDRLYKIPSNHPGIRRAKKETYYLHIYHTNAIEGNTLTLEQTRAIIETRMAIGGKSLHEQNEVIGIDAALGFMNNSLLGKAGNINLDDILEIHKRVLGFVDPTEGGRLRRSQVYVGHFKPPPSKELPELMKEFILWLNSEEVSKIHPIEYAALAHYKLVTIHPFYDGNGRTSRLLMNLILMQAGFPPVSIKVEDRYRYYETLEMANEGDIRPFIRFIAECTERTVDEFLLAAVEHSSNDTLSLATIPEVSDSDQRRIIINNYP